The Methylomicrobium lacus LW14 genome window below encodes:
- a CDS encoding DUF494 domain-containing protein produces MKENIFDVLMYLFENYMEGEIEILPDSDVIRTELLEAGFEQLEVSKAFDWLESLSLQRAIAPTVAPAFRIFCAEEQAKLSTECLGLILFLEQKGILSSANREIVIDRAMALENEEISVEKLKWIVLMVLLSQPDQEIAFSRMEDYVYDLIPTYLH; encoded by the coding sequence ATGAAAGAAAATATTTTTGATGTTCTGATGTACCTGTTCGAAAACTATATGGAGGGTGAAATCGAAATCCTGCCAGATAGCGATGTGATCAGAACCGAATTGCTGGAAGCCGGCTTCGAGCAGCTCGAAGTCAGCAAGGCGTTCGACTGGCTGGAGTCGTTGAGTTTGCAGCGGGCGATTGCGCCGACCGTCGCGCCTGCGTTCCGCATATTCTGCGCCGAGGAACAAGCCAAGCTGAGCACCGAATGCCTCGGCCTGATCCTGTTTCTGGAACAAAAAGGCATCCTGAGTTCGGCGAATCGCGAGATCGTGATCGACCGGGCAATGGCGCTCGAAAACGAAGAAATTTCGGTCGAAAAACTCAAATGGATCGTGCTGATGGTGTTGCTCAGCCAGCCCGATCAGGAAATCGCGTTCTCCCGCATGGAAGATTACGTTTACGATCTGATCCCAACCTATTTGCATTGA
- the dprA gene encoding DNA-processing protein DprA, translated as MRAPGVGSRTFLSLLETHAPAQLFSESSSTLASLGLKPAAIEAIRNPDWQLIESDLSWSRQPDQHILTLDDPLYPEQLKQIADPPPLLFVRGAVDLLSRPQIAIVGSRNPSALGSETAFEFAKALSAHGFVISSGLALGIDAAGHEGALHGQGLTIAVVGTGPDRIYPAKNKNLASQIIKQGAIVTELPPGTPALAHHFPRRNRIISGLCQGLLVVEAAKDSGSLITARQALEQNREVFAIPGSIHNPLARGCNALIREGAKLVETVQDIIEELHQYYQQDRNCAPTPEQSMLDLEQQTLLNLVMYDPTSIDDLVEKTGKSVEMIASMLLILELNGYISAVAGGCYTRIK; from the coding sequence TTGCGCGCGCCGGGAGTCGGCAGCAGAACCTTTTTGAGTCTGCTGGAAACGCACGCCCCGGCGCAATTGTTTTCCGAATCCTCCTCCACTCTGGCCTCCCTGGGCCTGAAACCCGCCGCGATCGAAGCGATCAGAAACCCCGACTGGCAATTGATCGAGAGCGATCTGTCCTGGTCCAGGCAGCCCGATCAACACATCCTCACGCTTGACGATCCTCTCTATCCCGAGCAACTCAAGCAAATTGCCGATCCGCCGCCGCTGCTGTTCGTGCGCGGCGCTGTGGATTTACTGTCCAGGCCGCAAATCGCGATCGTCGGCAGCCGGAATCCTTCCGCGCTCGGCAGTGAAACCGCATTTGAATTCGCCAAGGCGCTGAGCGCGCACGGCTTCGTGATTTCCAGCGGTCTCGCCCTCGGTATCGATGCGGCGGGTCATGAAGGCGCCCTGCATGGACAGGGACTGACCATCGCGGTGGTCGGCACCGGGCCTGACCGCATTTATCCGGCCAAGAACAAAAATTTGGCCAGCCAAATCATCAAGCAGGGCGCGATCGTGACCGAACTGCCGCCGGGCACGCCGGCCTTGGCGCATCACTTTCCGCGCCGCAACCGGATCATCAGCGGCCTGTGCCAGGGCCTGCTGGTCGTCGAGGCCGCCAAGGACAGCGGCTCGCTGATCACCGCGCGTCAGGCGCTGGAGCAAAACCGCGAAGTGTTTGCGATTCCGGGATCGATCCATAACCCCTTGGCGCGCGGCTGCAATGCACTGATCCGCGAAGGCGCCAAACTTGTCGAAACCGTGCAAGATATTATCGAGGAATTACATCAATACTATCAACAAGATAGAAATTGCGCACCAACACCGGAACAATCAATGCTTGACCTGGAGCAACAAACATTATTGAATCTTGTCATGTATGACCCCACATCTATCGACGATCTGGTCGAAAAAACCGGCAAATCGGTCGAAATGATAGCCTCGATGCTGCTGATTCTGGAACTTAACGGTTACATTTCGGCGGTGGCGGGCGGCTGTTATACCCGAATTAAATAA
- a CDS encoding LysM peptidoglycan-binding domain-containing protein has translation MAFRTILGFIVPLLCSSTLLAEEISLNPSHPERYTIVQGDTLWDISGKFLKNPGQWPRLWSYNNQIKNPHLIYPGDTIYFSMVNGQPRLSFSPTEASAVSPFSGPCVLSDEDIKNGRTNFALSAEGKLRPCIRESVSAKAIQLIPADAIQKYLSLPRILGQNELSTAPYIVDLAGEHLIAGTGDKVYVRSIDQPESLTYSVYREGDTLVNPETQEVLGYEAKYIADLTLQEAGDPATLTITKTNGEIRVGDRILPTNEQEVVLNYFPMPPEESIKGNIIGVHDGVTQIGRYNVVVIDKGTSDGLKTGHELDIYQRGKIARDPYSPVKNDEVQMPDEYAGKLMIFRPFERVSYALVMQARKDIHVLDKVQTPE, from the coding sequence ATGGCTTTTCGAACGATTCTCGGATTCATAGTTCCATTGTTGTGTTCCTCCACGCTTCTGGCCGAAGAAATCAGCTTAAATCCGTCCCATCCAGAACGCTATACGATCGTCCAGGGCGACACGCTGTGGGACATTTCCGGCAAGTTTCTGAAGAATCCGGGGCAATGGCCGCGTTTGTGGAGCTACAACAATCAGATCAAAAATCCGCATCTGATTTATCCCGGCGACACGATCTATTTCTCGATGGTGAACGGCCAGCCGCGGCTGAGTTTTTCCCCGACCGAAGCCTCGGCGGTCTCTCCCTTCTCGGGGCCCTGCGTGCTCAGCGATGAAGACATCAAAAACGGACGCACCAATTTTGCGCTATCAGCCGAGGGTAAATTGCGGCCCTGCATACGCGAGTCCGTCTCGGCAAAAGCGATTCAATTGATTCCGGCCGATGCGATTCAGAAATACCTGTCCCTGCCGCGCATACTCGGCCAAAACGAATTGAGTACCGCACCTTATATAGTGGATCTGGCCGGGGAGCATTTGATTGCCGGCACCGGCGACAAGGTTTATGTGCGCTCGATCGATCAGCCCGAGAGCCTGACTTATTCGGTTTACCGCGAAGGCGATACCCTGGTGAACCCGGAAACCCAGGAAGTGTTGGGTTACGAAGCGAAATATATCGCCGATCTGACCTTGCAGGAAGCCGGCGATCCGGCGACGCTGACGATCACGAAGACGAACGGCGAGATCCGCGTCGGCGACCGGATTTTGCCGACCAACGAGCAGGAAGTGGTGTTGAATTATTTTCCGATGCCGCCCGAGGAAAGCATCAAGGGCAATATTATCGGCGTACATGATGGCGTTACGCAAATCGGCAGGTATAATGTCGTTGTGATCGACAAAGGCACCTCCGACGGACTGAAAACCGGCCATGAGCTGGACATCTACCAGCGCGGCAAAATCGCTCGCGACCCTTACAGTCCGGTCAAGAATGACGAAGTGCAAATGCCCGACGAATATGCCGGCAAGCTGATGATATTTCGGCCGTTCGAGCGGGTCAGTTACGCGCTGGTCATGCAGGCGCGAAAAGATATTCATGTCCTAGACAAAGTTCAAACCCCTGAGTAG
- the def gene encoding peptide deformylase — MSILTILEFPDERLRKKAEKVQAVDGSIRKLVDDMLETMYESRGVGLAATQVNVHKRVIVMDVSEEKDAPICLINPEIIEKDGVEESEEGCLSVPGFFEKVKRAEHIRVKALNRDGQPFELEARDLLAVCVQHEMDHLDGKLFVDYLSPLKRQRIKTKLEKIHRMETSKA; from the coding sequence TTGAGTATTTTAACCATTCTGGAATTTCCGGATGAGAGGTTACGCAAAAAAGCCGAAAAAGTGCAGGCGGTCGATGGTTCGATTCGAAAACTGGTCGATGATATGCTCGAAACGATGTACGAATCGCGCGGCGTGGGTCTGGCCGCGACCCAGGTGAACGTGCACAAGCGGGTCATCGTGATGGATGTCAGCGAGGAAAAAGACGCGCCGATTTGCCTGATCAATCCCGAGATCATCGAGAAGGACGGCGTCGAGGAATCCGAGGAAGGCTGCCTGTCGGTGCCCGGATTTTTCGAAAAGGTCAAGCGAGCCGAGCATATCCGGGTCAAGGCGTTGAACCGCGACGGCCAGCCTTTTGAACTGGAGGCGAGAGATTTGCTGGCGGTCTGCGTGCAGCATGAAATGGACCACCTGGACGGCAAATTGTTCGTCGATTATCTGTCGCCGTTGAAGCGCCAGCGCATCAAGACAAAACTCGAAAAAATACATAGAATGGAAACCAGTAAAGCATGA
- the fmt gene encoding methionyl-tRNA formyltransferase, which produces MRILFAGTPEFAVPTLEMLLASGHEICAVYTQPDRPAGRGRKLQPSPVKETALAAGIPVLQPESLKSADAIAQLAAFEPDLMVVVAFGMILPQAVLDVPKYGCLNVHASLLPRWRGAAPIQRALMAGDAETGVTIMRIVLKLDAGDMLHKEVIGIGSEDTAGDLHDKLAALGPVGLEKVLRQVESGTVKAEPQDEALVTYAAKLEKSEAALDWTRAADALDKQVRGLNPWPVAQTLYRGEALRIWRAEPISGNAAAEPGRVSCAHKQMDVATGNGWLRLLEVQLPGGKRMPAQAFLNAHDIDGLTLG; this is translated from the coding sequence ATGAGGATCCTATTTGCCGGCACGCCCGAATTTGCGGTGCCAACCCTGGAGATGCTGCTGGCTTCCGGGCACGAGATTTGCGCCGTGTATACGCAACCCGACCGGCCTGCGGGACGCGGCCGCAAACTGCAGCCGAGCCCGGTCAAGGAAACCGCATTGGCCGCGGGCATTCCGGTGCTGCAGCCCGAGTCGCTGAAATCGGCCGACGCGATCGCTCAGCTTGCGGCTTTTGAGCCGGATTTGATGGTGGTCGTCGCCTTCGGCATGATCCTGCCGCAGGCGGTGCTGGATGTACCGAAATACGGCTGCCTGAATGTTCATGCCTCGCTGTTGCCGCGCTGGCGCGGCGCCGCGCCGATTCAGCGCGCGCTGATGGCCGGCGATGCGGAAACCGGCGTCACCATCATGCGTATCGTGTTGAAGCTGGACGCCGGCGACATGCTGCATAAGGAAGTCATCGGGATCGGAAGCGAGGACACCGCTGGCGATCTGCATGACAAATTGGCCGCCTTGGGCCCGGTGGGGCTCGAAAAAGTCTTGCGCCAGGTCGAGTCCGGCACGGTCAAGGCCGAGCCGCAGGACGAAGCCCTGGTGACTTATGCGGCCAAACTCGAAAAAAGCGAAGCGGCGCTCGACTGGACGCGAGCGGCGGACGCGCTGGACAAGCAGGTACGCGGACTGAACCCCTGGCCGGTCGCGCAGACCTTATATCGCGGCGAGGCGCTTCGTATCTGGCGCGCAGAGCCGATTTCCGGAAACGCGGCAGCCGAGCCCGGCCGGGTCAGCTGCGCGCACAAACAGATGGACGTGGCGACAGGCAATGGCTGGCTGCGGCTGCTCGAAGTGCAATTGCCCGGCGGCAAGCGGATGCCGGCGCAGGCATTTTTGAATGCACACGACATTGATGGTTTGACTCTGGGTTGA
- the rsmB gene encoding 16S rRNA (cytosine(967)-C(5))-methyltransferase RsmB yields MNLRLIAAKVLTRVVVDGQSLTAALEQALQAIESAQDRAWVQALCYGVCRHYHRLDFILTQLADKPLKDIHIRLLTLVGLYQLGFMRIKTHAAVSETVGAAGRKPWAKGLINALLRRYLREKDSLEQAADQHPCARLSHPEWMIDKIRRDWPEQAEACLQANNLQPPLTLRVNLARISRADYRDLLAEQGIAAEPHAFCASALILGNPVPVEMLPSFAEGLVSVQDAAAQLAAGLLDVQPGQRVLDLCAAPGGKTAHILEMQAQLKELVAVDVDGERMRRVEDNLQRLRLPGRTIVGDAAAPQSWWDGQYFDRILVDAPCSALGVIRRHPDIKLLRRAEDIDALKAQQHAILHSAWSLLAPGGLLVYATCSVLKEENELQVLNFLAEHADASELPIAAAWGVAGAAGRQILSGDAAMDGFYYARLRKA; encoded by the coding sequence GTGAATTTACGATTGATTGCAGCCAAAGTGCTGACCCGGGTCGTGGTGGACGGCCAGTCGCTGACAGCGGCGCTAGAACAGGCCTTGCAGGCCATCGAGTCGGCACAGGACCGCGCCTGGGTGCAGGCTCTGTGTTACGGCGTCTGCCGGCATTATCACCGGCTCGATTTCATCCTGACGCAGCTTGCGGATAAGCCGCTGAAGGATATTCACATCCGCCTCTTGACTCTGGTGGGGCTTTATCAGCTCGGCTTCATGCGCATCAAAACGCATGCGGCGGTCTCCGAAACGGTCGGCGCGGCAGGACGCAAGCCTTGGGCGAAAGGACTGATCAATGCGCTGCTGCGGCGCTACCTCCGGGAAAAAGACTCATTAGAGCAAGCGGCTGACCAGCACCCGTGCGCGCGTTTAAGCCATCCCGAATGGATGATCGACAAAATCCGCCGCGACTGGCCGGAACAGGCCGAAGCCTGCCTGCAGGCCAACAACCTGCAGCCGCCGCTGACCTTGCGCGTCAATCTGGCGCGGATTTCCAGAGCCGACTATCGCGATTTGCTGGCCGAACAGGGCATTGCGGCCGAGCCGCATGCGTTTTGCGCCTCTGCGCTGATTCTGGGCAACCCGGTGCCGGTCGAGATGCTGCCGAGTTTTGCCGAGGGCCTGGTTTCGGTTCAGGATGCCGCCGCCCAGTTGGCGGCCGGCCTGCTCGACGTGCAGCCGGGACAGCGGGTGCTCGACCTCTGCGCCGCGCCGGGCGGTAAAACCGCGCACATCCTGGAAATGCAGGCGCAATTGAAGGAGCTGGTCGCGGTCGATGTCGACGGCGAGCGCATGCGCCGCGTAGAGGACAATCTGCAACGCCTGCGGCTGCCGGGCAGAACGATCGTCGGCGACGCCGCCGCGCCGCAAAGCTGGTGGGACGGCCAATACTTCGACCGTATTCTGGTCGATGCGCCGTGTTCGGCGCTCGGCGTGATTCGCCGCCATCCCGATATCAAATTGCTGCGCCGCGCGGAGGACATCGACGCGTTGAAGGCGCAGCAACATGCGATCCTGCATTCCGCCTGGAGCCTGTTGGCGCCGGGCGGTCTGTTAGTGTATGCGACCTGTTCGGTATTGAAGGAAGAAAACGAGCTGCAGGTGCTGAATTTCCTGGCCGAACATGCCGATGCCAGCGAACTGCCGATCGCCGCGGCATGGGGCGTCGCCGGCGCCGCAGGGCGGCAAATCCTAAGCGGCGATGCGGCCATGGACGGTTTTTATTATGCGCGCCTCCGCAAGGCGTAG
- a CDS encoding DUF4390 domain-containing protein yields the protein MRASARRRAALLFLIWGWLLSAPVFAGDYAAIVKDAELALQDEEYVLSAEIQYRLSPKATDALKNGIPLFWAVNIEIKRQRDFWWDQTIAEKHLRFKIQYQALLNVYRVRNEDSGEGGNFSSLGAAMGALSSIRYVPVLGKSALADDQRYAVGVRVVFERELLPLPLRPLAYLNPQWYLSSGWYIWNLKN from the coding sequence ATGCGCGCCTCCGCAAGGCGTAGGGCGGCGCTGCTGTTCCTGATCTGGGGCTGGCTGCTGTCGGCGCCGGTGTTTGCCGGCGACTATGCCGCGATCGTCAAGGACGCCGAGCTGGCCTTGCAGGACGAGGAGTATGTGCTGTCCGCGGAGATTCAATACCGGCTCAGCCCGAAAGCGACCGATGCACTAAAAAACGGCATCCCCTTGTTCTGGGCGGTCAATATCGAGATCAAGCGCCAGCGTGATTTTTGGTGGGATCAAACGATCGCGGAAAAGCATCTGCGCTTCAAGATCCAGTATCAGGCCTTGCTGAATGTCTACCGGGTACGCAATGAAGACAGCGGCGAAGGCGGCAATTTTTCATCGCTGGGCGCCGCGATGGGTGCCCTCTCTTCGATTCGTTATGTGCCGGTGCTGGGCAAATCCGCGCTGGCCGACGATCAGCGCTATGCGGTAGGCGTGCGCGTCGTGTTTGAGCGCGAGTTGCTGCCTTTGCCCTTACGTCCCCTGGCCTATCTGAATCCGCAGTGGTACTTATCCAGCGGCTGGTATATATGGAATCTGAAAAACTAA
- a CDS encoding sensor histidine kinase: protein MESEKLKPPVSVSILILFALILFSLQLMSTATQESSELSAMYSWLLLINALGSIVLLGLVVANIYALTRQLKKREAGSRLTTRMLSLFMLQALAPAAIVFYFSMQFLHQGIDSWFNVEIDRAMEDALELSQASLDQRMHWHLMQTRQLAEKLQLSSEGFSAYEIDNFRAQLGASEMTLFSSQGRIIASSSVNPVDILPSIPDDQIWLQLRQSGDYIALAPVSENELMIRSMVTVKGLETWYIQTLFPVPLRIADLADSVEFAFVRYQEMNFLRDSLKLTFSLALSLVLLMSLLAAIWVAFISIRKIVAPVKELVKGTQAVASGHYDQQLPVAAQDDLGFLVESFNTMTQRIARARDEIRHAGVEVENQRAYLETILANLTAGVISFDSNYKIRTANQAAFRIFHVHVSQFIGQSLLSLAQDHGELAEPLKSIQRLLEQADDIWQQRVAFLGPNGRQELLCRGTPMYSHEGTRVGAVVVFDDVTDLIQAQKNAAWGEVARRLAHEIKNPLTPIQLSAERLQLKLSAKLEDGDADMLQRSTRTIVQQVEAMKEMVDDFSEYAKTSKKQRVNIDLYALVQEVLALYALKSGAVIQAEQDKKRLSINGDPVSIRQVLHNLLKNALEATEGRGHIEVAMHRMQKNNSDFIEIGFFDDGPGIKEEQIEQIFEPYVTTKAKGTGLGLAIVKKIIEEHGGAIWVDTRRKQGAGFIIHLPAI from the coding sequence ATGGAATCTGAAAAACTAAAACCGCCGGTCAGCGTTTCGATCCTGATCCTGTTCGCGCTGATCCTGTTTTCGCTGCAATTGATGAGCACCGCAACGCAGGAATCATCGGAGCTCAGCGCGATGTACTCCTGGCTGCTGCTGATCAATGCGCTCGGCTCGATCGTGTTGCTCGGACTGGTCGTCGCGAATATCTATGCGCTGACGCGCCAGCTCAAAAAACGGGAGGCCGGCTCCCGGCTGACCACGCGCATGTTGTCGTTGTTCATGCTGCAGGCCCTGGCGCCCGCTGCGATCGTGTTTTATTTTTCGATGCAGTTTCTGCACCAGGGCATCGACAGCTGGTTCAATGTCGAAATCGACCGAGCGATGGAGGATGCGCTCGAACTGAGCCAGGCGTCCCTGGACCAACGGATGCATTGGCACTTGATGCAGACCCGGCAACTGGCCGAAAAACTCCAGCTCAGTTCGGAAGGTTTCAGCGCGTATGAGATCGACAATTTCCGCGCGCAACTGGGGGCTTCCGAGATGACGCTGTTTTCGAGCCAGGGCCGCATCATTGCGTCCAGCAGCGTGAATCCGGTGGATATTCTGCCGAGCATTCCCGATGACCAAATCTGGCTGCAATTGCGGCAGAGCGGCGATTACATCGCGCTGGCTCCGGTCAGCGAGAACGAATTGATGATCCGTTCGATGGTCACGGTCAAGGGCCTGGAGACCTGGTATATCCAGACGCTGTTTCCGGTGCCGTTGCGCATTGCCGACCTGGCCGATTCGGTCGAATTCGCGTTTGTGCGCTACCAGGAAATGAATTTCCTCCGGGACTCGTTGAAACTGACTTTTTCGCTGGCCTTGTCGCTGGTGCTGCTGATGAGCTTGCTCGCGGCGATCTGGGTCGCTTTCATCAGCATTCGCAAGATCGTCGCGCCGGTCAAGGAACTGGTCAAAGGCACGCAGGCGGTCGCTTCGGGCCATTACGACCAGCAGTTGCCGGTTGCCGCGCAGGACGATCTGGGATTTCTGGTCGAATCGTTCAATACGATGACCCAGCGCATCGCGAGGGCGCGCGACGAGATTCGCCACGCCGGCGTCGAGGTCGAAAACCAGCGCGCCTATCTCGAGACGATTTTGGCCAACCTGACCGCCGGCGTGATCAGCTTCGATTCGAACTATAAGATCCGCACCGCGAACCAGGCCGCTTTCCGGATTTTCCATGTGCACGTGAGCCAGTTCATCGGTCAGTCGTTGTTATCGCTGGCCCAGGATCATGGCGAATTGGCCGAACCATTGAAATCGATTCAACGCCTGCTCGAACAGGCCGATGACATCTGGCAGCAGCGGGTTGCGTTTTTGGGGCCGAACGGCCGTCAAGAGCTGCTCTGTCGGGGCACGCCGATGTACTCGCACGAAGGCACGCGGGTCGGCGCGGTGGTCGTGTTCGACGACGTGACCGATCTGATTCAGGCGCAAAAAAATGCGGCCTGGGGCGAGGTCGCCCGGCGCCTGGCCCATGAAATCAAAAATCCGTTGACGCCGATCCAATTGTCGGCCGAACGCTTGCAGCTTAAACTGTCCGCCAAGCTGGAAGACGGCGATGCCGATATGCTGCAGCGCTCGACCCGGACGATCGTGCAGCAGGTCGAGGCGATGAAGGAAATGGTCGATGATTTTTCCGAATACGCGAAGACCTCCAAGAAGCAGCGGGTCAACATCGATCTGTATGCGCTGGTCCAGGAGGTGCTGGCGCTTTATGCGCTGAAGTCGGGCGCCGTGATACAGGCCGAGCAGGACAAAAAACGGCTTTCGATCAACGGCGATCCGGTCAGCATTCGGCAAGTGCTGCATAATCTGCTGAAGAATGCCCTGGAAGCCACGGAGGGCCGCGGCCATATCGAAGTCGCGATGCACCGGATGCAAAAGAACAACAGCGATTTCATCGAAATCGGTTTTTTTGACGACGGCCCCGGCATTAAGGAAGAACAAATCGAGCAAATTTTCGAGCCCTATGTTACAACTAAAGCCAAAGGCACCGGACTCGGGCTCGCGATCGTCAAAAAAATCATCGAAGAGCATGGCGGCGCGATCTGGGTCGATACCCGGCGCAAACAAGGCGCGGGTTTCATCATCCACCTGCCGGCAATTTAA
- a CDS encoding sigma-54-dependent transcriptional regulator — protein sequence MNANKPRILVVDDEPEIRSLVGEILADEGYEVAMADNAGAARELKKVQNPSLILLDIWMPDTDGITLLKEWVAEDSLLCPVVMMSGHGSVETAVEATRLGAYDFLEKPLSLAKLLLIVGRALETSNLQKENAGLRQQLFADIEPVGKSASIARIKDQIKRLAQHDTRVLLAGEAGVGKELFARYLHHNSPRRNGPFVDVAVGSIAPENSAVEFFGKESPGKVNPGLLERAHRGTLFLGEIGGMDKETQLRLLSALESSSFLRVGGSEAVRVDVKVIASTRVPLDEEVKAGRFRQDLYYLLNEVFLMIQPLREHSEDVPSLLNYYVDYFVKHENLPFRKFSMAAQNFLRNYSWRGNVRELKNLVQRLMILGVGEDIELEEVKSALGTVSNDVAVSSSVPDFFNLPLKDARDQFEKAYLEYHFERSGGSVAKLSSIVGMERTHLYRKLHSLNIKL from the coding sequence ATGAACGCAAACAAACCTCGAATTCTCGTCGTTGACGATGAACCGGAAATCAGAAGCCTGGTCGGCGAAATTCTCGCGGATGAAGGCTATGAAGTCGCGATGGCGGACAACGCCGGGGCGGCCAGGGAATTGAAAAAGGTGCAAAACCCGAGCCTGATATTGCTCGATATCTGGATGCCGGACACCGACGGCATTACGCTGTTGAAGGAGTGGGTCGCGGAGGATTCGCTGCTGTGCCCGGTCGTGATGATGTCGGGGCACGGCTCGGTCGAGACGGCGGTCGAGGCGACGCGTTTGGGCGCCTACGATTTTCTCGAGAAGCCGTTGTCGCTGGCCAAATTGTTGCTGATCGTCGGGCGCGCGCTCGAAACGAGCAATCTGCAAAAAGAAAATGCGGGGCTCAGGCAGCAATTGTTCGCCGACATCGAGCCGGTTGGCAAAAGCGCCTCGATCGCCCGGATCAAGGATCAAATCAAGCGTCTTGCGCAGCATGACACGCGGGTGCTGCTGGCCGGGGAAGCCGGTGTCGGCAAGGAGTTGTTCGCGCGTTATCTGCATCACAATAGCCCGCGCCGGAACGGACCGTTTGTCGATGTGGCGGTCGGCAGCATCGCGCCGGAAAACTCGGCCGTCGAATTTTTCGGCAAGGAGAGCCCCGGCAAGGTCAACCCGGGTCTGCTGGAGCGCGCGCACCGCGGCACTCTGTTTCTCGGCGAAATCGGCGGCATGGACAAGGAAACGCAATTGCGCCTGCTCAGCGCACTGGAGTCGAGCTCGTTCCTGCGCGTCGGCGGCAGCGAGGCGGTGCGTGTCGATGTGAAGGTGATCGCCTCGACGCGGGTTCCTTTGGACGAGGAAGTCAAGGCCGGTCGCTTCCGCCAGGATTTGTACTATCTGTTGAACGAAGTTTTTTTGATGATTCAGCCGCTGCGCGAGCACAGCGAGGACGTGCCGAGCCTGTTGAACTATTATGTCGATTATTTCGTCAAGCATGAAAACCTGCCGTTCCGCAAGTTTTCGATGGCGGCGCAGAATTTCCTGCGCAACTACAGTTGGCGCGGCAATGTGCGCGAGTTGAAGAATCTGGTGCAGCGCTTGATGATTCTCGGCGTCGGCGAAGACATCGAGCTGGAAGAAGTCAAATCGGCCTTGGGCACCGTCAGCAACGACGTCGCCGTGTCTTCGTCAGTGCCGGATTTTTTCAATCTGCCGCTGAAGGATGCGCGCGATCAATTCGAAAAAGCCTATCTGGAATATCATTTCGAAAGAAGCGGCGGCAGCGTCGCCAAATTGTCTTCGATCGTCGGGATGGAACGCACGCATTTATACCGCAAGCTGCATTCGTTGAATATCAAGCTATAA